cagaacttttataaactttggctctgaccccccggggccaggaggggcggggaaatagaggtaattctataaatcgctacttgtccaaaagttctgcatggattgtaactaaatttggttaaaaacgtccttgggggagggggaacagatcttgtataaattttggttctgaagCCCCAGGGACaagagaggcggggcccaataggggaaatagaggtaaatcctacaaatcgcttcttgtcctagcgttctgcatggattgtaaccaaatttggccacaaacatccttgggggaaggggaacagaacttgtatcaattttggctctgaccctcgggccaggaggggcgggcccaattggggaaatagaggtaattctataaatcgctacttgtcctagagttctgcatggattgtaaccaaatttggtcacaaacatcctttgggtaaggtaaacagaacttgtataaattttggctctgacccctccgGGGAcaagaggggcggagcccaataggggaaacagaagtaaatcctataaatcgctaggcctacttgtcctagagttttgcattgattgtaacaaaatgtggccacaaacatccttgggagaaagggaacagaacttgtataaattttgcctctgACCCGCTGAGgggaggaggggcggggcccaataggggaatcagaggtaaatattaaaattccttcagaaaagaaacaatgaacctgtattcaggacattacttggcattacaaaccaggtgagcgatacaggccctatgggcctcttgtttgtacTTTACATCATGATCGTCTTTTGTACATTATGTTGTGAAGAAAGATAAAAGTAACATATGTCGTAATTAATCATAGTACTATGATCACAGATTGATGGTTTCGATTCAAACATTATTGAATCTTCCCTTTTGATATAGTTTCACCCCTGCGTCATCTTTCACGTGTCCAAGCTTCTTCTATATCCAGTGACTTGTTCCCCAGAGCTCCTTCACTGCCGATTAACCAAATATGTTGACGATTAGAATATAGATCAAAACAGTTGACCGGTGTGGGAGTAGGTTAATAGTCATAGCTATGGATTGTATTGACGGTAGTATGGGGAGATTTGAGATATTAGTCTGTAAAATTCACGACAATTCAACATAACGGGCCTTAAAACTAtaatacttcttactgaccctctatatctttatagggggtcagtaactgactatataacgaatttatcgcatcgaggaccatttaattgtttcattaattctttgtttcctatttcatagtatttgtttggtcaagaatatgaaatcaaacttaaatcatactggcgaatgataacaaacaatcgacacttttaaaataattggcctaCTTCAGTAggctatacatttatttattcatttattaatttcaagaattttcaaatacactgtataaggaacctgcagaataatactgaataattcataaatcaacagtTCGTCATTTCTATGTACacagtaggcctacctcaatactacaccagaccgtctgtatattgaaagcatcataaacaagagtgacacaaacatccatctaacattttaagcacaatctccttgatcatctgtgcattctTTCTGAGATGATCACTGaaaagttatgccgataaattgGTTGTAGAGTGAGAATTGATTCTTGGGTCCGAACACCTCCATTTAttttagactggttcccttcccttagttctctactctccgccaggctgcgctccgctcactaggaacaattcagtgaggctaaatatgacataaatgtattgttctacattccttatgaaacatatatcaagaaacattgacaaatttcacgacattgttaagattattttttattaatacctttgaaattccaaattgttgatcaatacgataagcaggtacaacatgtacgctgtacccatacctgaGCCAACAGACTGAACAGACGGAAAACATACATCAAGTGTATACCCCTTCCCCAAATTTTGACACCATAAACAGtgttttttatttgtcaatTCACAGCATATGTTCAGGAAATTGGAAGAGGCGGCCGCGATGGGAGGCCTTGTGAGGCAATTCTTTACTACAACAACAGTGACCTCGCTAATGTTCACCTTAGagaggaaatgaaaaaattttgtctttcaaccACCTGCAGAAGGCAATTCATTTGTGAAAACTTTGGTTCAGGTTTCAATGAGTTTAGTCCATTCTGTAAGCATAAGTGTTGCGATATATGTCAAAAAGCATGCACTTGCATAGAGTGTAGTTTCTCTAGGGAGTTGTCAACTTGCAGTTTCAATGATGATTTCTTTGATGGGTGTGAGGACACATATACACAGCACAAAGATCAAGTCAACATCATGAAAGAATATCTTAGATCATACTTTTACGCAGAAAATGAAGCGTATGGAATGGAAAATGCAAGCATTGTCACAGGGTTAACAGAATCTCTTGTAGAAAAACTCCTTGTCAAACACAACTACACCAGTCCAAATGAAATTCAATCCAAATTTCCATATCTTAAACCAGAGTTTGTGTGTAACATCTACAAAATCCTGGAAGAATTTTAACTTAAGAATCTAGCTTAAggatattctgtatttaaatgatacagagttatctgcccttgcaggtacatattaattgtgacatcatggtagcagaaaacagtagcTTTGAACAATTTCCCACTTCAGTTACCCTTTTCTGTGGCAAATTCAAACTTCTTTGCATGAATCCAGTCATGAAGATTTGAAACATCAAGTTTCTGTACAACACTTCTGCTAATAGTGGGAAATGCGGCATGTCGTCTACCTGTTTGAATCTTGAAAGGCCTGACTTTTCTTAATCTTTCAACATGCACATTTCATCAACTAATGCAGACTTATGACAATGTTTTTTGGATCTTACAATGACTCTAGAATTCTGATCAAAATTTTTCCCAATGTCTGCTATTCCTGCTATTGCTCTCGTTCTGCAATGGATATTTGCTTctgttttgtttgaaaacatATGTTTCAAGTGATCTTTGACCTCTCTTACAAGATGTTCCATCCTCAGATCACAAGGAATGTGCCCGTTAACCTGACCTGTGGTGTTGACAAACAGGTTGTAAAATTCTTCATTTGCTTCTTTCTCTGTTAAAGTACAAAGTTGGTGAACTAACAAACGAAGAATCTCGTATGCATACTTTGACAACTTGTTCATACTCCGAAAGTAGACCATAGCAAGTTTCAGTAGCCTAATACCTCGCTCCCTTTCTGGTGTCTTGGCAAAATCAAGAAGATCCTTAAACAGCAACCTGTAACAATTAATGTATATTGATGAAAAATGTGTGAgtaataaaaagataatacaatagataaaattgaatatgatattatatgtagagaggatattccttgtttcttagAGAATAATAGATATATTTCATCTCTTTATATTTTTACTCATGTTATAAGTTATATGTCAAAACATATAACAccttaattaattttaattactcAATGTGTAAATTAAtcctatatatttttgtaaacatttgaaaataatatgagACAATTTACACAACTGTGACGATGTTTGGGTTGGTATACAGGGACccatataaaaatgttattatccTTAAACTTTACGCTGAGAATTATAGCGTGCGACCTAGCAAGGGGGGTAATTCAACGCCTTGGTTCTCTTACGGAGGACCCCAAAATGACCACTTCCAAATTAACCATCGAACACACAAACCTCACTGCTGTCACTGTTGTCTGTATTTTACAGGTAAGAATCCAATGTTTTCCCATAATTATAAAACAGATTTATGGTAAAAGAGTCCGATAATATATTGCCATTAttgaataaatgtattttcatgtATAATTAGGTAAACTGTAGTTTGAAGCGAAGTTGAAGATTCTGACCATGTGTGTAACATGCCGCAAGGTGCACAGACTTCAATTATGTGTTTGAACTTTGTAAAAAGTTATTTGCAAGCGCAATTTATGTTGAATTATCAGATAACTTTAGTTTATCAATAGTATATGGTTTATTGAAGTTTTCCTTGTGGGTAAACTTCATTATTTTAGTAGTAGTACTTTGAAGCGATACCATACCGCATGGGCCCAAAAATAGTAACAGTTATGGCGGCCTCCATGTGTAAACATGTGATAGAGAAATTGCAATGAAAGTAATCAATGTTTTGCAATAGTAAGTTAGTCAGAGGTTATCTGCAGTTATGAAATAACcttattaattttaataatcTGATTTAAATAGGAGAGTTTTCGAGTTAGCCCGGATCCGACAACCTTTCGTATATTAGTCAATACTTCCGGTAAAAATTTAGGCCCTCCTAACTTCCGGTTTTCTGACATTCCATCACCCGTTCATCACCTGAGAAGCGAAAACGAAGTTTTAGTTGTATTACAACACTGAAAGTATTGTTGATCGTGTTAAAATGCCGTCAGATTACGATTTTCACAGCTGGAATGTGCCTGAATTGAAGAATTTTTTACAAGAAAGAGGTATTTCATGCAGTTTAAGTAGGAAACATGAACTGTTGCGTTTGTGCGAGTTAGCTTTTGAACTGAAGCTCGAGACATTGATATCGCCAGATGACTATGAGCAGATGGATGAAAAACGGAGAACAGTGGTAACAGATGAAGATACGGTTGTGGTTCCAGAACTGTCTAAGGTAACTGGTTGGTctgcgtgtttgaaatgtcttCCTGATATAGATTCCTGTGACACTCTCATATACTTGATGCGGTTTTGTAAGTGGGGTGAAGACAGACTTCGAGCTTATAAAAATGACAATGGATATCGCCTATTTCTTGCCAACCACATCGATAATGTCATCATTTCAGACATTCTACAGGGGCATTTTAGGTATGTGAAGGCGACTTGTGTTCCAGAGACCCGTCAGACTGCAAAACCATACGATGTATGGGTGTTGATAAGGGATACAGGAGAAATATTGTCAGGAGGATGCACATGTGTAGCGTAAGTAATCATTTTATAACATGTTTCAGTAACTGTCTATcggattatatatgtatttttcattagtagtcttataatatataaaacaaaatgtgctggaaacacatacaaatattgtaaatcATCTATATATAAAGTGGGACGATTGCTTCGCCATTTGTCAGTAATGTGAACGAGTGTGATGCACTGTTGGGTGTCTTTGAGTTTGACTGAGGTAGCACTATAAAGTTGTCTTTAGTTCTatgctatcacaaggagacaagaAACCACAAACTGTAGTCTCCCACACATGCACACCCTCATACACTACTGACCATCTTATACaggagaggccgtccttaaattaATACCTTAGCAGTCGATAGGATGTTAAgcatattcaaattaaatcaaTCATAATTTATGCAGCATTTTTTACAAACAACTTCTTTCATTTGCAGTGATAATGGGACATGCAAACACTGTGTAGCTCTACTGTTTGGACTAGGGAGTTTCTGTACCAGGCATACCGATAGGAATACAGAAGTTGGTACTGATGTGACGTGTGTTTGGGACAAGCCAAGGCAGATTTCAAAGCCAATGGAAATCGCAGATATTGATGTGAGGTCTGATCCATCACTACCTCCTCCAGTTACTCCTGTGCATGTGGACTACAAACCATCTGTTCAAGTACTTCCTGCAGATCTCGACAtagaaaagaagttcaaaagtATGTGTAAGGGATCTGGTGCTCTGTTATTAGAAACACTTTATgaaagtgatgatgatgagaatGGAAATTTTATCATGTTGCCGACAATGTCTGATGTTGCCAAGGAGGTTAAACCTGAATCCACTGAAGATTTCATTAGAGAATTGAGAAATACATTTAATTGTGAAACAATACGAGATATTGAGGAAGCTACCAGAGGCCAAAGTGAAAATCCAGAATGGTTCAGTCATAGAAAAGGTCGTGTAACTGCTTCTAATTTTTTCTCTGTTATGCATTTCCGATCTACAGatgcaaatgaaaattatatttcaaaacgGATTATGGGTAAGAACACATCAGTGAACTCTATGTCAACATCCTTCGGACATGACAATGAACCAATTGCTAGGCAAATGTACTTTAACAAGTATCAGCAGGAACATCAGAAAGCATCTCTACAGCTTTGTGGACTCTTTGTAGACAAAGACCATCCATTTTTAGGGGCTTCTCCTGATGGTATAGTTAAGTGTAAGTGTTGTGGTGAAGGTCTTTTGGAGGTGAAATGTTCTTTTATGTATAAAAACCAAACACCTCAAGAAGCCTGTGCAGATAATCACTATCATGTTTATCTTGATGAAAACGATGATGTTCGTCTTAAACCAGGTACTTCATGGTACACACAGATTCAAGGACAGTTGGGCGTTTGTGGAAAGAAGTGGTGTGACTTTATTCTTTATACGAAGAAAGGATTTGTAGTTGATCGAATATACTTTGATGCAGAATTTTACCGTCATATTGTTGAGAAATGCACTGCATTCTTTGACAAATACATTATGAAATCTCTGATGGATGATGATCATGCTCACTAGGAGAAGAGATCTTAATTATCTGTAACCAAACCGATAAAGTTGTttagcataaacaatactcatcatttgaacaataattggtgtttaatcgtgtggtAATATATGTCTACTTTGGTTTTTGTTACTTTAGTATATACATTTAGATGTATGTGATAATATAACGGGTCTAGGAAAAAATGTGTGGGGCCATCAAATTTTCTTTCTCTGTAGACTGATTGTCTATGGAAAATTCAGTCACTTTTAGATACTGttgtaagacacatgtgtaataacactattgtgacatcacaggtAGTTTTGAAGTCATAATATTTATATGAcatcgcatgattgtctcagtagatggaaacgtcacatccgaaccttatttctactgttttatatagagatgaAAACtaaagttttaattatatttctatcaataaaaatgatgtgataaatagaatcttacactcgtgctatgtgatatgaaatttatcaactCTTTAAATGAACTGAtgatatgccactcgcctaTAAAATTATTGAGCTCATTTGattaatttcatatcacatagccactcatgtaagatcctagaCATATATACCAACTTCCTATTATACTATTTCATAATGCTGGAATAAACATGCTAGTTTAAACGGTAaataatcatttgaacaactttATAGCATGTTTTTTGTTGTAGTGTGctttatttcaaaagtaaacttgcaacactatatatatatataaagctttAATACTGCAAATTTGAGTCTTGCATGGCTAGTTTTTATGTTATGacaattttaaatgaaatttttaagGCACACATCTGAATCATATGTACAAGTGAGTTTCAAATACTGAGAACTGCGACTCATTAAAATCATAAacagaaaacacattttaatgagtGATTGATATCTTTATCTTCCAATAAATGTGTTTGTGGTTTgtcatatgtatgtataatgcaATAATATGCACATCTGAGGAGGAAGTATTAGTGAGATTTACTTGATTTTATCTCTATTAATCATTTACTGATGGAAAATATGAAAGTAATAAAACAGTATCAAACATATACAGACTTGGTCAATTATTTGGTCAAGTTGATATATGGCATATATTGCCATATAATGTTCAAGACATGGTATGGTTTTTATTAGTTTGATGTCTtattaacagacatggtcatgtaaggatgtgcctggtgtattggtggagaaaagctggagtacccagagaaaaaccaccgaccagcggtcagtacctggcaaatgccCCATGCAtgtgggattcgaacttgtaacccagaggtagagggcttgtggtaatctGTCTGGACATCTTAACTACTGGCAATCGGCCACTGCGGCCCCTCAAGACATCATAATTAATACTCTTTTGACAACTTATATTATGGCTGACAAAGAAAAATACTGTTATATTACATTGTCAATCTAATACTCAATGCTGTAAAACAATGTGACTAAAAGACAAAAATAGATGAACACTTTCTTTTAATAAGAGCACTCTGATGTGACATTTAAAGTACCAGGTAACATGCgatgtgaaaatgaattttgacgCTCTTTCtgattcatacatgtacaattacaaTTATGCACGTACACTGTACAGTAGCTTATATTATGATCAATTTCCTTACAAGTAATTTTATTCTTTTTGTCATAACCTGACTTCAGATAAAAAATTATTGTGTTGTACAGAATTAATATAAGCTACCATCCATGACACAAAATacaatgttgttattttttgtctaCAAAACAAGACATAGTCATATCTTATCTACTTCTTGACTAATGGTTTCTGTAAGTTACACATAAATGCACAAACTTTCAACATCTGATTCGCCAATGGTTTCAGACTAAGAGGCATAGTATTagacaaaatgtgaaaagtcTTTAGACGCCCAATTGCCCTCTCCACATGAATTCGAAGACGAGCTATATTCCTTGTTTTAACAACATCACTACTGTTCAAACGTTTACCTTTACCCCACTTACACTTTTTTGTGAAAGGTGGAATTACGAGTTTAGCTTGCCGCTCCAATAACAAGTCCCTAATGAGGAATCCTCGGTCAGCCATGACCTCATCGCCCGGCCGGATGTTGTCTAAAAATCCACTAGCTCTGGTAATATATCTGTCAGAAGTGTTTCCTCCCCATAAGGAAGATACAAACGAAAAAGCACCAGATGGCGTTATAGCAACAAGGGCTTTATAAGTGTTGTGATGTTTATAAGAACTGTAAGTCTGTGACTGAGCAGTTGGAGATTGGGGTTTGGCAATGAAAAATTCTGTACAGTCAATGATACAAACTGTATCTGGATATGAAATCTTAAAACTGTTAGGCATGAACATTTTCACAGTTTTTGATGATGGCCATTTGAGTAGTGGAGAAACAATGCAATACATGAAATTTATCCATGTCGCGAAAATTTGAGACACTCTACTGCTGGATATTCCAAAAATGTCTGCAAGAAAGAAAGTGAACACTGCTAGTCTAAGTCGCACAAGTGTCAAAATAAACTCCTCGTATCTTGTAAGTTTCCTTTGTGGTCCACTCTTTTTCAAATCTGGGTTCATCTGGTAGGAAGAATCTGCAGAAGACTTTTGGCCTGACCAGTACTTGAGAGTTGGTGATGCACTATCCAGAATATCTGTAGACAAACATGATGTAGAaaactttatatatttaatacatacacatgtatatatatatagatacataatTTCTCCTCTGATGTCTTAGGATTGTACATAAAAAGTTGCagtatatataccatgtaaCAGTAATACAAAACAAAGGAAGAAAACACTCTCAAATGGGATGGAGTTAACAAATGCAAGGATTCCATTTGTAATAATGAACATGGATTTCTGTGATTTTATGAATTAGTATGTCTCCATGTGATCAATAGTATTATTATAGAGAGCATTATATACATACTGAAAAAGCCTTCCAACATCCTTTCGGTGGGTATGCCTGTGTATTTCCTTATGGATTGGTCATCCTTTGTCACCTTTTCAATGAACAGATCTCTCATCAACTTATCTGGATCTTCAAATTTTTGCTGTAATCCCTCCAGCTGCTCTAAGTCCTTCATAGTGAGGCTAGTCTGTGTCCAGTTATCACACTGCTCAGGATTCGAAATGGAGCCATTGCTGTCTACATAATCATGGTCTAGTGGGACTGACACTGAAAAGAGACCCTAGATTATGTAATTCTTTCCTTCACTGAAATctcttcaaattaaaattacctattttaaaaaaaagttataacTAAAGAATTAAAAGTATTAGTATAATGTAATGTCCACATGAAACACAACATGCCTGTTAGCCAAGATATAAAAATTTGATCAGTACTCATTTATCAGAACttgaaaacattatataagttgtcaatctgattaaaatacagatcttcAATATACACTCAGATTTAAGAGCCGCATGTTCATATTATCAACTTACCTCTCACAAAACCAGCATCATTTCTATCACAATCAACAACTATCTCCTCTCGAGCAACTGCCATAAACACTGAAGTGTGTTCATCCTACAAggaatttaaaaatttaagaaTGTGGCTTCAATACAATACAAcatcaacatttttttctgggAAATATTGTGTTAATATTGGCCATGAATCACATATACTGCAAGTAATACTGTATAtctgtgtaattttatatacatgtactgttagttaacattgtatatataaaactttattCTACCGACCCACGTTAATTCTTTTCAAAGTAAcagttttttaaaacatttaaagtgatattgtttaaaaattagTAGGCATAACATATGTTTGAGTTTTTTTCACAAAAGTGCTTATAGTCCACAAAACCATAGGGATATAATATCAACTAACCATAATATGCGGATCTGGTAGGCTACTACACTCTGTCTCAGTTTCAGCATCATCTTGTCCTCCCACATCAATTAACTCCTCTCGAGATCTATTCACCTGCCTCTTCATGGACGCTGCTGAAAGCCTGGTATTCCTTGCTTGCTTGTAATTGTTGTAGGAAAACAATGTCGGATACGGGTTTTCAGC
The nucleotide sequence above comes from Argopecten irradians isolate NY chromosome 1, Ai_NY, whole genome shotgun sequence. Encoded proteins:
- the LOC138318414 gene encoding uncharacterized protein → MPSDYDFHSWNVPELKNFLQERGISCSLSRKHELLRLCELAFELKLETLISPDDYEQMDEKRRTVVTDEDTVVVPELSKVTGWSACLKCLPDIDSCDTLIYLMRFCKWGEDRLRAYKNDNGYRLFLANHIDNVIISDILQGHFRYVKATCVPETRQTAKPYDVWVLIRDTGEILSGGCTCVADNGTCKHCVALLFGLGSFCTRHTDRNTEVGTDVTCVWDKPRQISKPMEIADIDVRSDPSLPPPVTPVHVDYKPSVQVLPADLDIEKKFKSMCKGSGALLLETLYESDDDENGNFIMLPTMSDVAKEVKPESTEDFIRELRNTFNCETIRDIEEATRGQSENPEWFSHRKGRVTASNFFSVMHFRSTDANENYISKRIMGKNTSVNSMSTSFGHDNEPIARQMYFNKYQQEHQKASLQLCGLFVDKDHPFLGASPDGIVKCKCCGEGLLEVKCSFMYKNQTPQEACADNHYHVYLDENDDVRLKPGTSWYTQIQGQLGVCGKKWCDFILYTKKGFVVDRIYFDAEFYRHIVEKCTAFFDKYIMKSLMDDDHAH
- the LOC138318433 gene encoding uncharacterized protein; protein product: MSTPRTRYYCAAEGCFSDNKKLGKYGYMSDVKFYPFPTRKKDPKGRRRWLELLRRQDYDPPPYHRICSRHFVDGLPTAENPYPTLFSYNNYKQARNTRLSAASMKRQVNRSREELIDVGGQDDAETETECSSLPDPHIMDEHTSVFMAVAREEIVVDCDRNDAGFVRVSVPLDHDYVDSNGSISNPEQCDNWTQTSLTMKDLEQLEGLQQKFEDPDKLMRDLFIEKVTKDDQSIRKYTGIPTERMLEGFFNILDSASPTLKYWSGQKSSADSSYQMNPDLKKSGPQRKLTRYEEFILTLVRLRLAVFTFFLADIFGISSSRVSQIFATWINFMYCIVSPLLKWPSSKTVKMFMPNSFKISYPDTVCIIDCTEFFIAKPQSPTAQSQTYSSYKHHNTYKALVAITPSGAFSFVSSLWGGNTSDRYITRASGFLDNIRPGDEVMADRGFLIRDLLLERQAKLVIPPFTKKCKWGKGKRLNSSDVVKTRNIARLRIHVERAIGRLKTFHILSNTMPLSLKPLANQMLKVCAFMCNLQKPLVKK